A DNA window from Daucus carota subsp. sativus chromosome 3, DH1 v3.0, whole genome shotgun sequence contains the following coding sequences:
- the LOC135151762 gene encoding uncharacterized protein LOC135151762: protein MLKEGNDADVMLPGGKHGADWLVGRKGTAVALEKIHAIPEPYVDELTAKITQNLENEMEAKVNRKVQENMAWLLKKLGEANPSMKFDIGDFCATFSSDQDENGTPITPATQTPGTQGGTS, encoded by the coding sequence ATGCTGAAAGAAGGAAATGATGCAGATGTGATGCTTCCCGGAGGCAAACATGGGGCAGATTGGTTGGTAGGAAGGAAGGGCACAGCAGTTGCCTTGGAAAAAATTCACGCTATTCCAGAACCTTATGTTGATGAGTTGACTGCAAAGATAACTCAAAATCTGGAGAATGAAATGGAAGCCAAGGTAAACAGAAAAGTCCAGGAGAACATGGCTTGGTTGCTAAAAAAACTAGGAGAGGCAAATCCTAGTATGAAATTTGATATTGGAGACTTTTGTGCGACCTTCTCAAGTGATCAAGACGAGAATGGCACACCTATCACTCCCGCCACTCAAACTCCTGGCACACAAGGCGGCACTTCTTAA
- the LOC135151414 gene encoding uncharacterized protein LOC135151414, translating to MAEKLITVRLHYDGILKTSTYYGGKTIGVNAVDSAEFSYTVLMEYVKDYLHLSEIGGVYIQDDGAGWKLLTRDKELIDLVNGCENEEEIHLFVDTIIDKEIEPTAQMQPHVIIRPRKDIVEGSTKAQVKRRFVTAHQLQQQQKMKKMKLKSFEVPKRILSPRKCKKPVLETPPVEQEIVNPKGTARRKLNLHEDNAHGKSTGENDTELPAQPLPTVNEYELSKIKRVQENRAKFEELGLGKYGTNPNPPAVHKGKGKEKSQEVSDEYIMESESESDDSSTSIQTIKKRKTLPGPRTRSRANASTTMNTKVKHSFAPKLIKPTCSKLLKQHCNVESGSAAAYVALRECQKQNLEVDPRIEDVGESNLQDAHDDEEVEKGNTYVNLNMYL from the exons ATGGCAGAAAAACTGATTACTGTAAGATTGCACTATGACGGGATTTTGAAGACGAGTACTTATTATGGTGGAAAGACTATTGGAGTAAATGCTGTGGATTCTGCAGAATTTTCATATACGGTGCTTATGGAATATGTCAAGGATTACCTTCATTTGTCAGAAATTGGAGGAGTATATATCCAAGATGATGGTGCAGGTTGGAAGCTTTTGACACGAGATAAAGAATTAATTGATCTTGTAAATGGCTGTGAAAATGAAGAGGAGATTCATCTGTTTGTTGACACCATTATTGACAAGGAAATAGAGCCAACAGCTCAGATGCAGCCACATGTAATTATACGGCCAAGGAAGGACATAGTTGAAG GGTCAACTAAGGCACAAGTGAAACGCAGATTTGTGACTGCACACCAGctccaacaacaacaaaaaatgaagaaaatgaaatTGAAGTCATTTGAGGTGCCGAAAAGGATTTTATCACCACGAAAATGTAAGAAGCCAGTTCTGGAGACTCCACCAGTTGAACAAGAAATTGTTAATCCAAAAGGAACAGCAAGAAGGAAACTGAATTTACACGAAGACAACGCACATGGCAAAAGTACGGGCGAGAATGACACTGAG TTACCAGCGCAGCCGTTACCAACTGTGAATGAGTATGAGCTAAGTAAAATCAAACGTGTGCAAGAAAACAGGGCAAAGTTTGAAGAACTTGGGTTGGGTAAATATGGGACTAATCCGAATCCACCAGCAGTCcacaaaggaaaaggaaaagaaaaaagccAAGAGGTTTCTGATGAATATATCATGGAAAGTGAGAGCGAAAGTGATGATTCATCGACG AGCATTCAGACCATCAAGAAAAGGAAAACACTGCCTGGTCCCCGAACTCGTTCGCGAGCCAATGCTTCCACTACTATGAACACCAAAGTGAAGCATTCATTTGCTCCAAAACTGATAAAACCAACATGTAGTAAATTGTTAAAACAGCATTGTAATGTCGAAAGTGGTTCAGCTGCTGCATATGTAGCCCTGCGGGAATGTCAGAAGCAAAATCTAGAAGTTGATCCTAGGATTGAGGATGTTGGTGAGTCGAATTTACAAGATGcacatgatgatgaagaagttgAAAAAGGTAATACATATGTAAACCTGAATATGTATTTGTAG
- the LOC135151415 gene encoding uncharacterized protein LOC135151415 has product MTWHATERIKDGKLRHPGDAEAWKTMDATYPDFSSENRNIRLGVAADGFCPFRTKASHSTWPIVLVNYNLPPWLCMKQENLILSTLISGPDSPSNSIDVYMQPLIAELKELWDIGVETYDAITDQNFNLRAGVLWTISDFPGYAMMSGWSTKGKLACPVCHYETCSEYLKHSRKMCYMNHRRFLDPSHKWRFDKKRFNGQIEMRQPPEPLTGTDIEQLLVGFENQFGEKINRKKKRDNSIPFKKKSIFFDLPYWRHNAHRHNLDVMHIEKNICDKILGTLLNIGGKTKDHLAARLDLQEMGIRKSLHPVKSADGKRLEITASIFDMTDKEKDLFCKVLKNVKLPYGCASNIGLYVHTHERRVAGYKSHDAHFILHYLLQFAVRKSLKDDVAKPLIKFSAFLRGLWSKVIHLDDVKRLQAEIVDILCEFEIIFPPAFFDIMVHLPVHLCREIEYGGPEHLRCMYAIERYLGKLKNYVRNRSKPEGSIAEGYLADECVTFCSRFLGGEATDFGSCSSNSVEYHIGTRRNKDGKVIQLYDSDWKACHTYILFNCGNQEIESLIEKHRTLVDGDTNIKIYRREQTHSEDFWKWLKKEVEKKENISTDLHVLALGPNRTARIFSGYVVNGYRFHTKGRDSKCTTQNSGVFLTAETTSFASSKDENPIVGAVNYYGSIEEIIKVDYWGVFPVVLFKCCWYQEEKDSFGFTKVNFKKLCCKSDPYVIASQVQQVFYVEDPIEKMVHYVIKKLSRDWCDAEDLTATQEQNDQNHPDIHDFHNQDGDFSVFRDDVPKKHIPVSPTTVKTFHV; this is encoded by the exons ATGACATGGCATGCAACAGAACGAATAAAAGATGGGAAATTAAGGCATCCAGGTGACGCTGAAGCTTGGAAGACAATGGATGCTACCTATCCTGATTTTTCATCTGAAAATCGAAATATAAGACTAGGTGTAGCTGCTGATGGATTTTGTCCGTTTCGTACAAAAGCTAGTCATAGTACATGGCCAATTGTACTAGTAAACTACAACCTCCCGCCTTGGCTTTGCATGAAACAAGAAAACTTGATTCTTTCGACGTTAATATCGGGGCCAGATTCTCCTTCAAACAGTATTGACGTATATATGCAACCATTAATTGCCGAGTTAAAAGAATTGTGGGATATTGGTGTGGAGACTTATGATGCCATAACTGATCAAAATTTCAATTTACGGGCAGGGGTGTTATGGACCATCAGTGATTTTCCAGGATATGCTATGATGTCTGGTTGGAGCACAAAGGGCAAACTAGCTTGTCCAGTGTGCCATTATGAGACATGTTCAGAATACTTGAAGCATAGCAGAAAAATGTGCTATATGAATCATAGAAGGTTTCTTGATCCTTCACACAAGTGGAGGTTTGACAAGAAACGGTTCAATGGGCAGATTGAAATGAGGCAGCCTCCGGAACCACTAACAGGAACTGATATTGAGCAACTGTTGGTTGGATTTGAAAACCAATTTGGGGAAAAGATCAATAGAAAGAAAAAGCGTGACAATAGCATCCCTTTCAAAAAGAAGTCTATTTTTTTCGATTTGCCCTATTGGAGGCATAATGCACATCGACATAATCTCGATGTCATgcatattgaaaaaaatatttgcgACAAAATATTAGGTACTTTACTTAATATTGGTGGCAAGACAAAAGATCATTTAGCTGCTCGTTTGGATTTACAAGAAATGGGTATCCGGAAGTCCCTTCATCCGGTGAAATCCGCTGATGGGAAAAGACTTGAAATTACAGCATCAATCTTTGACATGACAGATAAGGAAAAAGACCTCTTTTGCAAGGTATTGAAGAATGTGAAACTTCCTTATGGCTGTGCTTCTAATATTGGTCTTTATGTGCACACACACGAGAGGCGAGTAGCGGGGTATAAGAGCCATGACGCGCATTTTATACTCCATTACTTATTACAATTTGCTGTGAGGAAATCATTAAAAGATGATGTTGCAAAACCGTTGATCAAATTTAGCGCATTCCTTAGAGGTCTTTGGAGTAAAGTTATTCATTTGGATGATGTCAAGCGGTTACAAGCAGAAATTGTTGACATCCTTTGTGAATTTGAGATTATATTCCCCCCTGCCTTTTTTGATATCATGGTGCATCTGCCCGTCCATCTCTGTAGAGAAATCGAATACGGGGGACCGGAACACCTTCGATGCATGTATGCTATTGAGCGGTATCTTGGCAagctaaaaaattatgtccGTAATAGGAGCAAACCCGAAGGATCCATTGCAGAAGGCTACTTGGCAGATGAGTGTGTCACATTCTGCTCAAGGTTTTTAGGTGGTGAAGCTACTGATTTTGGAAGCTGCTCCTCAAATTCGGTTGAATATCATATTGGAACCAGAAGAAACAAAGATGGAAAGGTTATTCAGTTATACGATTCAGATTGGAAAGCTTGTCATACCTATATTCTATTCAATTGTGGCAATCAAGAAATTGAGTCACTAATCGA gaAGCATCGGACTTTAGTAGATGGtgatacaaatataaaaatatatagaagagAACAAACACACTCTGAAGATTTTTGGAAATGGTTAAAGAAAGAGGTGGAAAAAAAGGAAAACATTTCAACTGATCTACATGTGCTTGCATTGGGTCCAAATCGAACCGCTAGAATTTTTAGCGGTTACGTGGTAAATGGATATCGTTTTCATACAAAGGGTAGagattccaagtgcacaacacAAAACAGCGGTGTATTTTTAACCGCTGAAACCACCAGCTTTGCAAGTTCGAAAGATGAAAATCCAATCGTAGGGGCTGTCAATTACTACGGATCAATTGAAGAAATTATTAAAGTTGACTATTGGGGAGTATTTCCTGTGGTTCTTTTCAAGTGTTGTTGGTACCAAGAAGAAAAGGATTCATTTGGTTTCACCAaagtgaattttaaaaaattatgctGCAAATCAGATCCTTATGTCATTGCTTCACAAGTACAGCAAGTATTTTATGTTGAAGATCCGATAGAGAAAATGGTGCATTATGTTATAAAAAAGTTGTCGCGGGATTGGTGTGATGCTGAGGACCTAACTGCTACTCAAGAACAGAATGACCAAAACCATCCTGATATACATGATTTTCATAATCAGGATGGTGACTTTAGTGTGTTTAGAGATGATGTCCCAAAAAAACATATCCCTGTTTCACCAACTACAGTAAAAACATTTCATGTTTAA